GGTCCAGGCGCAGCATGGCGGTGAAGTTCTTGGCCGGCAGGTCCGGGGCCGACTTCATCGCGATGTAGGCATTGGTGTTGGCGGGGTTGCCGACCACCAGCACGCGCACATTGCGCGAGGCCACGGCGTTCAGGGCCTTGCCCTGCACGGTGAAGATCTGGGCGTTGGCGGCCAGCAGGTCGGCGCGTTCCATGCCGGGGCCGCGCGGGCGGGCGCCGACCAGCAGGGCGTAGTCGGTGTCCTTGAAGGCGGTCATCGGGTCGCTGTGGGCTTCGATGCCGGCCAGCAGCGGGAAGGCGCAGTCTTCCAGCTCCATGATCACGCCCTTCAGCGCGTTCTGGGCCTTCTCGTCGGGGATTTCCAGCAACTGCAGGATCACCGGCTGGTCCTTGCCCAGCATCTCGCCCGAGGCGATGCGGAACAGCAGGGCGTAGCCGATCTGACCGGCGGCGCCGGTGACGGCGACGCGAACGGGTTTCTTGTTGCTCATGTGGAAGCTCCGAGAGAAAAGTGAGGGATTCGGGTCGAGCCCGCCGTCGCCGGACCGTCCGGCAGCTGGGTGCGCTCGCGAGTGTAGGACAGTCTCAGGGCTTTCCCGGGGTGTCCCGCCGCGGTGCAGGGCTGTAGCGCGCGATTATGCGTTTGTTTTGCAATTTTCCGCAGTCGTCTTATGTCTTATAGAAGACATTAGTCAACTTTGATGGACGGCCGGCGCCCGGCTGTGTTGCAATCCGGGTCATGCCTCCCTTGCCCCAGCCCGTCTCCGACGCCTCGCGTGCGGAGGGCTCTCCCTCGTTCAGCCCGCTGTATCGCCAGATCAAGGGCCTGATCATTACCGGCCTGCAGGCCGGCGAGTGGAAGGCGGGCGAGGCCATTCCCAGCGAGCTGGAGCTGGCGGCCCGTTTCGGCGTCAGCCAGGGCACGGTGCGCAAGGCGATCGACGAACTGGCTGCCGAGAGCGTGCTGGTGCGTCGCCAGGGCAAGGGCACCTTCGTGGCCACCCATGCCGAGCAGAAGATCCAGTATCGCTTCCTGCGCCTGGTGCCCGACGAGGGCTCGGAGTCGCTGGGCCGCCAACTGCTGGACTGCAAGCGCCAGCGCGCGCCGGCCTGGATCGCGCGCCAGCTGCAGATGCGCGCCGGCGACGCGATGGTGGAGGTGCGCCGCCTGCTGCACAGCAAAGGCCAGCCGGTGGTGCTGGATGACATCTGGCTGCCCGGCACCCTGTTCAAGGGCCTGACCGCGGAGCGCCTGGAGCAGCACCGCGGCCCGTTCTACGGCCTGTTCGAGGCCGAGTTCGGCGTGCACATGATCCGGGCCCAGGAAAAGATTCGCGCGGTGGTGGCCGATGCCGAGAGCGCCGGGCTGCTGCAGGTGCCGGTCGGCACGCCGCTGCTCAGCGTTGAGCGCCTGTCCTTCACCTATGGCGACAAGCCGGTGGAGCTGCGGCGCGGCCTCTACCACACCGCTTCACATTACTACCGCAATGAGCTGAACTAATCCTTGCGGCCGTCGTGCGATGTGTGCAAGTCGCACGTCGTCCATCGCTTCCCTGTTGCATTGCAATAAAATCCTTCGGTTTCACGTTGATTACACAAGGTCGGATATGACAAACGCCACCGCTACCAAGAAACGACCGGTCTATCGGAACATCAACATCTTCACCGATGTCCGAACCTACCGCCTCCCGGCAGCCGGCTTTGTATCCATCCTGCATCGCGTCAGCGGTCTGCTGATGTTCCTGCTGTTGCCCTTCATCATCTGGATGTTCGACAACAGCCTGACCTCCGAGATTTCCTACGAGGCCTTCACCAACGCCTTCGTGGCCGGCATCGGCTTCGTGCCCGCCTGGTTCGTCAAGCTGGTGGTGCTGGCCCTGGCCTGGGCCTATTTCCACCACTTCATCGCCGGCGTGCGCCACCTGTGGATGGATGCCACCCACAGCGTCAGCAAGCAGCAGGGCAAGTCCTCCGCCGTCTTCACGCTGGTTCTGAGCCTGC
This genomic stretch from Roseateles sp. DAIF2 harbors:
- a CDS encoding GntR family transcriptional regulator — translated: MPPLPQPVSDASRAEGSPSFSPLYRQIKGLIITGLQAGEWKAGEAIPSELELAARFGVSQGTVRKAIDELAAESVLVRRQGKGTFVATHAEQKIQYRFLRLVPDEGSESLGRQLLDCKRQRAPAWIARQLQMRAGDAMVEVRRLLHSKGQPVVLDDIWLPGTLFKGLTAERLEQHRGPFYGLFEAEFGVHMIRAQEKIRAVVADAESAGLLQVPVGTPLLSVERLSFTYGDKPVELRRGLYHTASHYYRNELN
- the sdhC gene encoding succinate dehydrogenase, cytochrome b556 subunit — protein: MTNATATKKRPVYRNINIFTDVRTYRLPAAGFVSILHRVSGLLMFLLLPFIIWMFDNSLTSEISYEAFTNAFVAGIGFVPAWFVKLVVLALAWAYFHHFIAGVRHLWMDATHSVSKQQGKSSAVFTLVLSLLLTALTAAKLFGVY